CAGGAAGAGAGGTGTTTGTGGTGCGGTCCCGCTCATGACCGTCAGCTAAAACCATCTCCAGTTAATTATGttatacacacatgcattatGAGTTTGTACTAATTGATTTGTTATGTCTCCCTATTGTCGACAGGTAAATATCACCAACGGACAAAGCACAATTTGTTTCaaaggttttaaaaatgaaacggTTGGAAACAACTGTCTCCAGGTGTTTGACACTGATATCGTCAAAGGACTTTGGTCCAAATCAATAATAACAGAGACGAATTCATCAGACTATCATAGAAACCTGACAGGTCTCTCAGGTTCCTCATCATGTTCCACTAATATATTCTTACAAAATACCAATTCATCAATTTTGGTGAGTTTCATCAGAGTCTGTCTGATCTCTTATATCAATTCAGGTCATCTGAAGCTTTTTTCTCCCAACAGTCTCTGATTCTCACCTGTTTCATGTTTCCAGATTCAATTTAATTTCCGCATGTTTTCGGCACCAGTTGTGAAAGTGACTCCTGATTCCTCGAAAAAAAATTTCGTAAGTACATGTACGACATAGATGGGGAATAGTCGATAAAGATGTTTACACGTCACACACATGTTGCTTTAGTTGCCCAAATGGACGACACAGTTTTAGTTGAGTTCCTTGTGTGTGTCAGCGGCCTCTGTGCTGTCGTTCCTCTGCAGGTCGTGGACTTGGTCGTCCGTGGTGTTACTCTGGATAAGTGGAATGTCAGTGGTCGGACTGTCTACAAGTACCTTGACGGATGCACGCACAAAGGTTAGTGCTCAGTGTTAGTTTAATAACCACCAACAGCTCAAACTCAAGACTGACCTTGTTAGTCTGGCTTTTAttagaattttatttatttatatctttgAGGCTGTTTTACTGGTATGTCCTTATATTCTATGATTATTGTCTGGATTGTTTTCCTTCTAATACCctactttaattttatttaatttttttaaaaatttcattTCGACCTCTCTTACTGGTTTTACTCTTTTCAAACGTCTCCTCTcttgtattattttatctttatgatCTTGAGTTTTATTGTCCtaccttttatttctggttttactcacttcaATACatatcctctgtgtgtgtgtgtgtgtgtgtgtgtgtgtgtgtgtgtgtgtgtgtgtgtgtgtgtgtgtgtgtttggttgtatGAACCACAACCTTTAAAgagctttgagtggtcagtaagatTAGAAAATTGCTGTATGAGttcaagtccatttaccatttaaccTAAACTCCAGTCACCAGCTGTGTATCAGGGTGGAGGATCTCAAGAGAGCCGGGTGAACACGAGGGACGGACTCTGTAACGGGGCCCTCAGGGCCAATCTGTTTTAATGTtgcttgtttctgtgtttttcccaGGTTCTCTATTTGATCCAAGCTGGTCGGGGTGTGATTCAAAAGGCTTCAGTGTACAGTGTAGTCAACAGGCAAACCTCACAGTCGGTCCCTGTGGAACGAGCTGCCCGTAAATACgtctcatttttatttctaggaaaatatttttttctctcttttgttttctgttgatgaTACtaacaccccccctccctccgcGTGTTAGGTGCCCATCCACTTGCACTGTGATCGGCTCCACTGTCATCAGGTTTGGCGGCAATGTGACCTCCGTCCCAAACCGCTGTGCTTACTCTCTGATGTCACATATGGGTGTCCAGCTGGTGGCGGTCTTCAAGGACCGCCGGCGTAAAGACGTCAGTCTTCTGGACCAAGTGATCCTGCACAAGTCGGGTGTCAGCATTCACCTGGGACAAGGTGGAAGAGTTCAGGTGAGGGTTGTTGAAGGTTGTTCTTGTGGTTTCTTGCTTGATTCATGGACGCGATGTGGGGAGGCTTCGTGGTGAATCTGTCCTGGGCAACAGCGAACCCCCAAAACCCTCCTTTTACTTGAGGTGAGCTCGAGCGGCTCTGAGATCTTTGAGATCCGAACCGATGTAGTGATGATATGCTTGGGAGGACCATTGACATATGACTTGAATGCGTCAATGCCATTGCGGAAAGATAAAGTGGCGGCTCCGATTCTGAAAGAATGTCTAGTCTGGATCGACTTGTCTGGATTCACAGATGAAAAGAGGATCTGTTGCTGTTGTGCTCTAAACCTTCTGATGGAGCAGGGAGCCTGCAGCGGTTTCTGAAGGATTTAGGGTGATTGGGCTTTGAAGGAGAAGATGGCTGTAGGTGGACCGGAGTGATGGGTAATCTGCTTTATGTAGAATAGTAGGGTGTCATTTGACGAATGGGACAGGTCTGAAATGTAAGCAGCGTGGCGTGGGTCAAAGTGGATGGTTCAGGTGGCGAATTCAGAACATCTGAGGAAACCAAAGACGACAAGCAAACATGGTTTCTATGGTGCAAGGCGTGTGAGGAGTGCTGTGTCCAGAGAGGATGGTGTGGAGGCGTGTTGGACATATGTGTGGGGTCAGTAACTTCCTGTTCAGCGGTGTCGCTCACATTTGAACCAGTGTTTTCCCTCCACTTTGTCTCTCCGCTGTGATGCAGGTGAACGGCACGGTGCTGAGCCTCAGCAACGTGCCTCAGCAGCATCACGGCGTGAAACTCTCCAAGGACAAAACCGGAGTCACCGCCATGTTCCCGCTCTCCAAGACTTCCGTCTTCTTTGATGGTTACACCGCACAGATCACCACGACAGGTAGAGTTTCTGCGACACCTCCATGTGACAACAGTGAACAGCTCTGATGATGTTGTGTTGGTCACTGAGAgattcatttacaaaacaatgtgAAGTGATTTGAGtttaaacagaaacaacacaacaagtGTGTTGGTTCTGTTTAGACTGAAATCTGGatcacagaggacacacactgtGGCTGATTGAATCAGTGATGACACCTGTCTTTTAACAAGCGGCCGTGAGGCTCCAGTCTGACTTTGATCACCTGACTCCTTGTCTCAGGTGGATCACCCAGCATGCAGGGTTTATGTGGCAACAGGACTCTGAGTGACGAGAAGTCGTCCAattccagctcctccaggtgAGTGACTGCACCTGAACATCCCACTGCACTTACTGTGTATAAACCAAGCCCTGACCTCCTgctgtctgcccccccccccagctgtgAGGATCAGCACAAGGAACGTAACAACACAAGCATCAACTGCACCATGGTGACTGAACGgtgagcacacacacctgaacacacacacacacactcagctgagATGTGCTGCCTCATGTCTCATGTTGTCAAGTACATTTACAGAACAAGTCCTGTACTGAAGGACACATCTGAGCTACCTGTACTTCACCTTTTTACTGCAccagtttcctgtttcctgcagaTTCACATGATTCATAGAAAACACAATCGACTAATTAAATTAGCTCCAAATTGTAATCAAATAACTATGTATTTATCCTTGTAGTTATACTGCATGAGGAGCACTTGAAGTGTATTTTGATGGTGCTTCTTCCAGCACAGGTGAGCAGGGACGACTAAAGCTAAACACACCTGAGCTCAGATTGTCCCCCTTTTTATTctgttcagtttcagtttctgtgtCGACAGGAATCCGTGTGCGACTCTGTTTTAGACCAGCAGACAgcacacctgacacctgacacccGACACCTGACACCCGACACCTGACACCTGTCCTGGACGCAGCGTGACACACCTGTATCTTGTTGACTGAACTCCAAGCTTCTGTTTCCCACAACAGCTGTAATGTCCTGAGGGAGGCGCCCTTCACCGCCTGCCACAACCTCACCGACCCAGAGCCCTTCATCACCGCCTGCATCAAGAATCTGTGCAAATATCCAGCGGTGGACGGTTTCAGTCGGTGCCAGTTCCTGGAGGCCTACGTCGCCGCCTGCAACCTGCAGCCGTCCAACAACACCCTGCAGGGCTGGAGGTCAAATGTCACCTGCTGTGAGACCTTCACTGACCTTCACTCACCTCTGTTTTCTAAGACCTGACGGGACGAGATGAGGGATCACACAGTCCCCTCTCAGAGCaggtctgtctctctgactctaATGATTGTCTGTTTGACTCTTTCAGCCGCCCCCCAGGTCTTCTGTAACGACACCTTCTGCAGCGCTCATGAGTTCTGCGCTGCCGACATCAGTGGTAAAACCAGCTGCTACTGTCGGGCCATCTTCGCCTCCAAATACAGATCAAAAAACACTTTAGGTGAGGAGGGAGAACCAGCCACACGGTGTGATGTTCAGTATCACAGGTTATAGCTGAGAAACACATCTGATGTATTATGACATCAAGGCAACTGCTCAGGGGCCCAGACCCCGAGACACCACCTGGTGATCCTCGCTGCATGTCACAGATTACagtttacagatgtcccctaaacgcctcagATGCAGCGTGTCAGTAGATGAACACAGAAAACCTGTGATGAGGTGGAATCACTCCATCATCAGAGAATTGACTGCAGGGCTGAAATTAGTGATGATTTTCCTCAATAATCAATCTGACAATTATATCCAtctaaaatgtcaggaaatagtTCAAAATGCCCTGAACTCCACGTGAACACGTTCAAACTTCTTGATTTATATGATCagctctcaaacacacatatatatatatatagtaccaGAGAcactttcacattacacacagtcgCTGGATGGACTAGTCATGTGACAAGTATTGATTGGTGGAGTAAAGTGAGGCGTTCACAGACGTCTGCTGCGGTGGAAACATGAACGTCTCCTCCAGTCTTCTAACAGCAGAAGGACACCGTGTCACATGTTTGCGTGCGTTTCATTCTCCTCGTCTCGTCCTGCTGTTCAGGCGAGCCGACGGTCTGCGACCAGAACTCTGCCTCGGTCACCCTGGCCGGTTGTCTCCTGAACGAAAGAGGCGTCGACTACTCCATGTTacacctcaacaacaacagctgcagaggACAGATGGACAGCCGCACCCACATGGTGACCTTCAGCTTCGACAGCAACAACACCTGTGGGACGGTGGTAATGGTGGGTGTCTGTCCTCTCCTGACTGGCTCTCGATGAGCCAATCAGCTGAGCTCTGCAGTGCTAGTGGGAGTGGTCAGGGTACTGTGTCTCTGAACTAATATATGATGCTGATTCTGTCATCACACCTCAAGACATGTCAGGTGTTACAGTAGCGTGATGCATTCACTTTAGAAAGAAAATTCTGTCATTTATTATCTAAGATAATTATCTCAGAATTAAGAGATGATTATGTCGttgattcagaaaaacagagcaaaatTTTTAGCATGACGCTTCTGTAGATGGATGTGACACCGTGTGAATCCCTGTGACCCTGCAGGCCAACAACAGCCAGATCATCTACAAGAACGCCATCATGAAACAGAACAACACTGGCGTCATCACTCGCCACGACCAATTCCAGATCGACTTCTCCTGCTACTACAACCAGCCGGAGATCAAGACCATGGCCTTCAAAATCAAAGACAGGTGAGCGACCATGAGTCACCTCTGAGGTCACTGTCTTCCTTCCATATCTACATATTATGATCCTGCATATTTCTCCGTCTTCATATTCCTCTTCCGTAAGAAGTTTGGCGTGTAACTGCTCccacagctttgagaaaacccagataaaatatatatcaaatgGTGTGCTGTCACATTCCTTATCAATTtgagtaaccatggcaacataaatggcaaaaaacagcGAAAGAATtcccatagagaatgaatggagAGATGTCCTGAAAATGACCAAACCCACTCGTTTTTGGAGCATCGTACTTTAACATAGAAATATGGTTGAAACTTTCCGTAAAATGTAGATACACATGTAAGACATCAGTGTCTTCACTGAAGTCTTAGGACGCTGGTAGCCAATACATGTTTTCAGTAGGACTTGTAGTTTGTAGCTTTTTGATGAAAACCTGCGGATTGTGTATGCGtatttccctcctccccctggtggccacagtCGCCATAGCaatggacaaagctgattctgattggctaattaaacTCATTAACTCTTTGCCTTTTAACTCAGCTACAAGAGTAACTGTAAAGTGAATctatttatgtctgtgtgtgtgtgtgtgtgtgtgtgtgtgtgtgtgtgtgtgtgtgtgtgtgcgcagctcTGTGATCCAGAAGATCATATCTGGACCTTGGAATTACACTCTGACCATGAAGGCCTACAGCGATGCCGGCCGTACAAAAGTCATCAATGCGAGCACCGAAAtccagctgcaggagaaagtCTGGGTGGAGCTGAAGACCGAGGGGCTGGACGACCAAATGGTTGCCGTGGTGACTGACTCCTGCTGGGCCACCGACCAGTCGTCGCCCAACGGGAGTCTGAGATACGACCTGATCAAGAAAGGGTGAGAGACACAGTTAGTtatcagcacttcctgtttgctctgtACCTCTGGATGTTCAGACAACTAACACTGGATCACTGTGATCCTGTTTCCTTTAGACCAGCTGTGTACACCTGTCCCTCTCACCTGACACAGTGTCTCTGCCTCacctttctccctctgcttctccctCACACTTTTACTTTTCCTCCTAAAGCTTCAAAAACTTTATTACAAATGATATCAACCTGCCCAAATCCATTTGTACCAGCTGATGCAGAAACACTGAGCGGAGCTCACAGGGGAATTCAGACCAGATAAACCTGTTAGCATGTTTTCAGGAAAACCAGTGGCTACAGGAAGCTGttgctgcttcacaataaaaatctTCCCTGGTTAAGCTGTGGTACAAAGTGTTGAACTTTGATAGacttcatcagctgctgtgtctTCCCGCTTCTGTTCAGCTGCTCCAACCCAGCTGACGACACAGTGACGGTCATCGGCAACGGACTGGGAACATTCAACTTCTTCTCCTTCAACATGTTCCAGTTCAGTGGGAAGAGTGGGGACATCTACCTGCATTGCAGACTCAACCTGTGTGTGAAGAGCAACAAAACCTGCGCCCCGGTACGCCgtcgtccacacacacacacacacacacacacacacacacacacacaggaagttctGTCTCATCATCCAGTCACTGATGGTGAGCTGTTTAGTTGTATTCAACAGTCTGAGCTGGTGGAAGCCTGTACATTTAGAACAGAAGAGGCCCGAGGACGGAGCCTTGGGGAACTCCACGTCATCGttctgtgctctgtgtgtctaATTCCTCTGGGACACAAACTAGTCCCTGTCCTTCACAGATGATTCAAACCAGTTTGGCTCTGTGCCACAAAGTCCCAGCCAGTTCTCCAGACTGTTGAACACCATGTTTGATTTCCGTTTGTGTCATGACTGTAGTCAAAGATGTAAACAGTGTGACACAAAAGGAAAGAGTTTTCTATGAGGAAAActtaatctgtgtgtttgtctttgtctcagaGCTGCAATAAGAAAAAACGCAGATCTGTCAGGTCTTTATATAAAGATGAAAATCCCGCCCTCATCACCATGGCTTGGACCAATTAGGTAAGACTCACCTGTGTTTCTGGCAGGTGACAGATCACTTTTAAAGATGCTGATTTCTGTCATCGCACTGCATTCTGGGAGAAAAGTCACAGGCTTCACACACCAGGGATCGAAAACTAATCCGaatttgttctgtttgtctCCTCAAGTGGTTTCCATGACGACTCGGACTGACTCACAGGCTGTCGACCTTCTGTGACTTTTGCTTCGTCCTGATAAAGAACTGAACACTGAATAGTGTCTTTATGGAGGTTTAAGAAGGTTTATAGAGGGCCATCGGGGGACCCTTTGTTCTTGGGGGGGGCCCCGAAACATTTgcatggtttgtgtgtgtgtgtttgtgcagtaaCTAAATCACTGATTAACAAAGGGGGTTTAAAGGGTTTGATTTTCTGGGCTTTACTGTCCATTTATTGTGGTTTCTTTTGGAAGTAAAGGgaacttttttatattttaaccaaatgaataaacagtaaaGAAGGTTTAGATGTTCAGTCTGGGAAGAAGACCATGAACATGCTGATTATGTGTCCTGTTGGCTGAAGAGTGTAACTTCAGTCGAACCAAACCTGTAGCCTGAGTGACACAGACACTTACTGTTGTGCTGTTTCacctttattgtgtttttgtgtgttgaagcatcaaaaataattgaataaataaaaaaagggcaTATGGATAAACGTCAAACTTGAGTCTGAGTCTTTTCATTGATTTAACTTCAAAGTGTCCACATGTCTTTAACCCTTGAATGGGCAACAACatactgaataaatattttggAAAAATACTTAAATGAATCACCATTTTATAATGTATCTCAGTTCAAATGACACAATTTCAggattttctttcaaaatgtgaATGTTATTTCCTATTTAAGGTGTAAATTGAACATtttaggagaaaaaaatgagctATTTCAGGCCCTGTTACTGGCCCTATTCGAGGCATGAAAAAGAGCCTGAAAATTACCAGCTTATTATTTTCTAGTAGACATACTTAAGTaagaactttaaaaacattaaaaactttttGGTTAAATGGTTCTTTTTTGTGTAACTTAAAATCTCTGAGGAGAAACAAGGCGACTAGCTTACAGCTCGGTACTGATCCCAGACAGGATCTCAGGGAATCCACATCCATTTGACTGTCCACACGTCTTTAACCCTTGAACGGGCAAAAACATACTGaagaaatatcttttttttttctttttttcaaatatctttttattGAGGACAAGGTATAAGAAGACAGTTGTTCTTTTCACAGAACACATATACAAATGTATACatccaccccacccaccccccaccctacAACATCGAGTGCATCCTAATCTAAGGGAATGAGTAAAGAAATAGATGAATAAAAGTTATGAAATTGATATAAATAACGGTATCAATCAACAGGTATGAATaattaaacacagagaaaaaaaaaagagaaagaaaaaagtggcGGTAGCTAATTTGAAAGTAAAGCTTAAGAATAAGTGCGTTTGCTGTGCGACACCATGCATCGTCCCTCAGGACCTAGTAAACATGGATTCACGAGTTGTCAGGAAGGGTTTTAAGTTTGTTAATGAAAGACATTACTGGGCTCCAGGTGGAGTAGAAGAGGTCTTTCGAccctctcagtgtgtgtttgatctttTCAAGACTTACATGAAGCATAACGTCACTCATCCATAAGGAGGCGCTGGGTGCTCTGGAGGATTTCCAGTGCAATAAAATCCTCCTACGGGCAAGTAGAGTTGCAAATGCTATGATGTCCTTATGCTTATTGATAATCTGCTGTTCGGCTGGCACTATACCGAAGATGGCAGAATGGGCGTTAGGTTGCAGATTTAGGGGTAATGCCTGTGAAAGTGTTCTGAAGATTGCTGACCAGTAGTCTGAGAGGGAAGAACATGACCAGAacatgtgtgttagtgttgcCGAGGCAACATGGCATCTGCTGCAATTCTCATCCATCTCGGGATGAATTCTGGCCAGCCTAGATTTGTGTTATATAAGTGTTATGGATGCCTCAGTTAGTGTTTGCGGCAAGGCCCCAGTACCCAGCGAATCATTAAACATGTCCAAAATAAGTGGCGTCAGTTTGGTTGAAGATTTTTTGTAGAATTCGATTGGATATCCATCGGGGGCCGGGGCCTTGCCGCCTTGCATCGCCGAAATTGCATTTGAAACTTCTGTCAGTGGAAAGGGTGGTTCTAGTTCTGCTTTATGGACGAGATTGATAACAGGGGCGTCTAAGTTCTTGAAAAAGTTGTGCATAACGGTATCATCACTGGGTGCTTCTGAAGTATAGAGTTTTGAGTAAAATGCCTTGAAGGTATTGTTGATTTCGAGGGGGTCTGTAGTTAGCTccccattttctttttgtatttgtgtaatCTGTTGGATGGAAGATTTACATTTCAATTGTTGCGCTAACAGTCTGCCGGCCTTTTCGCCATGTTCGTAGACAAAGCCTCGTGATTTCAGTAATATACGTTCTGTCTTTTCAGACGACAATAATTCATAATTTCCAGCTTATTTTTATAAAGTTCcggagtgggagagagagagtattgACGATCTATGTCAAGTATTGAACTGAGAAGTTGCTCTTGTTCTAGCTTCCTAGCTTTATTAACCCTGGATGTGTAGGAGATAATATCCCCCCTTATTACCACTTTAAGAGTCTGCCAGAGCAAAGAAGGGGAGACATTATCCTTCTTATTGGTTTCTAGGAAATTATCAATGGCTGTTGAAATCGACTGGCAGAATCCTTCGTCTGTCAGTAGTGTAGTATCGAATCTCCATGGGGCCCGGTCAGAGAAGTTAAGTGGGAAGAAAAGATCTAATATTACTGGGGCATGGTCGGATTCAATTATGGTGgcatattctatatttttgacAAAGGGCAGTAATAGGCTGTCTATGAAAAAATAATCGATTCTGCTATACGAGTGGTGgacatgtgaaaaaaatgagaatACTTTACTATGAGGGAAGCGAAAGCGCCATGGGTCAAAACATCCAATTTGGTTCATAAACGCTGACAGTGTTTTAGCTGTTTTGGAGGGGATTTTGGATTTTGGGTTAGAACGGTCCAAGGATGGGTTAATTGTACAGTTTAAGTCTCCTCCAAAAATCAGGCAGCGTGAACaacttcacattttaaaagtttaagaTGTGCAAATATTCTAGCTCGCTTTACAGGTCCGTTCAGACCTTTAACATTCCATGAAATAAGTCTTAGATTTGCCCCTCCTGTACTCTGATATCATCCTGTGTCCTGTTCATGGTCTACTAGATCTATCAGTAAGGTTTTTGGGAACACATGATCTGCCGCACCACAGCCCAACCCTCACTCCCAAGAGCCTGAAGAAGCctccaataaaaaatatatagtaaaacggtgaaaataaactgacaaaACTGCTGGGATAGATTTGAGATCCAGAGATGCACACCCCCAATACCTTAATAGCCCTAAAAGAACCCCCCAAATAACAACAGAACATgataaaaccaaataaaaacaatgccTATGTTTACCTCCCAAACTGAGGAAAACTGCAGGCTCACCATATCTCCCTTGTTCTTCCTTGAGTGCATCTTCATTAACCCTATTTTCACTTGAGGTTCTCCCGATCAAAAGTAATGGTTATATTATATAAACGTATAGCAATGAAGTTGTCTGttgtagggaaaaaaaaaaaaaggaatcatgcATTTATAAACAAACGCAAAGACAAATGCAGGTGGGCTTTAACCCAGTGTCAGGTATTAAATTGCTTACTTTAAGgtaacattttaaagttataatatttACATCCCACAGCGGTTGTTTCAACACTTGTGTCTAGAGTAACCAGATTCATCAATGGGAAAAGCaagtaacaataaaaatatatagtaatTAAAACGGAAAAGCATACCTGGGGCCAAAGGTGAAAACGAGTGTAAATATTGTTGATGTAAAGTCCAGTTGGTTCCGTCCGGTGTCTGGTGTAGGAGCCGTTCTGCTCGATGATGAGTGCCAACAGTCACAGACGTTTTTATTAGCCTACTCCTTAGTTACCCGGCGGGTGTAAAACTCCTGGGCGTCTTCAGGTGAGTCGAAGGTGAACGTCCGCGCCTCAAAGGTTACTACCAGACGGGCCGGGTACATCAGACGGAACCGGACTCCCTTCTGGTACAGAGCCCGTTTCACTTCGTTGAAGGCTGCTCGTTTCCTCGCCTCAGGGTAAAGCCTCAGAGGTGTCCCCTGGTAATTCACCTCATGGTTCCGGGACCACCGCAGggctgcttccctctgctggAAGCGGAGAAAGCGCACGACGGATGGTCTAGCTGGTTTCCCCTCCTTCGGTTTTGGGCCAAGTGACCGGTGAGCCCTCTCCAGTTCGGGCGGGTCAGAAAACACACCAGGGCCCATTGACCGGGTCCTTACCGTCCTCGCTGCCCTCCGGGATGCTCACTATTCTCAAGTTGGATCTGCGTGATCTGTTTTCCAAGTCGTCTACGCGGTCCCACAGTGCTTGGTTCTGGGTGTAGAGAGATTTAATTGTGACTTCGGCTGTGGTCAGTCGTTCAAAGTTTTCCCCGGCGATAGTTTCTGTGGCTGGGAGGCGGGTCCGGAACGAGCCGACCGTGTCCCGGAGGGCATCCATGGTCGTCTGAAGAGGCTTTAAAGATTCTTGAATCAGCCCAGAGACATCATCCTTCAAACCGGCTCTCTGCTTCGCAAGCTCGGCCACCAGCTGCGACGTGGAGATGGTGTCGGTAGCCTCCTCGCGGACAGGTAAGCCAACGTTAGCAGGAGCAGTGTTAGCTGCCATGGCGGAGAGTGAGCTAGCTATGCTAGTGCTAGCTCGTGTTGCAACTGGAGCTTGTTCGCtacttttcttctgtttagAGTTGTTCATTTACCAAAAGTGTCAGGGTGACTTTATAACACGCTGTGACGGTTTTATAGATAAAAGTCCGATGTTTAAATAGGAGGTTTGGCAAGTGTGAAACCGACGTCTGCTCTCTTACATCGTCACCCGGAAGCCCCAGAAATATCTTTTTTAACAGTAAATATAATCTTCAACCTTGGATATTTtacaaaattaattatttaaatcatcattttcTAATCTACCTTTGATGATTTGTGATGAAATTTGTGTAAAGGTTGCGGTTATTGGACAAAAATGGTGGAACAGCCAAAGAAACTCTATGCAGAAAATGACGTATTACAGGTATAAAGTgggaaacacttcctgtctcctaagtgggcgtgGTCCTGATTGCTTGTTcacacaatacaacactagataCAGTTTGAATATACACCTGATTTGCTGCTCGTATTTATCTGCTATCTCCAAAAACAGTCCAATGATAATAATAGCAGTAGTAttattaaacaaagaaatacaagttttatttcagtttaaacttttaattcatggtttCACATAAGTCCCTCTAAACTTCTGTGGTTAGAAAGTGAcgtgctgcagcagtgaaaccgacagagagaggagagatctGTCATGCTGAGACAGATCTCCATTAAAGTTCATTTTCTTCTGATCCGTCTGAAAAATGCaattttgatgtcagaatgtttGGAAGATCTGCGGCTTTAGCGAAATGGATTCAATATTTACTTACAATTTGCGGACAGGTTCATTTCTCCCATTGGAGTGAACAGACTGACCTGGTCTCCTGAAGGGGCGGCGGGGGAGGTGAGAAACCCACATGACTCAAGCTGGCTTTCAGAGACAATACCCAGCTgcc
This genomic interval from Seriola aureovittata isolate HTS-2021-v1 ecotype China chromosome 11, ASM2101889v1, whole genome shotgun sequence contains the following:
- the LOC130177610 gene encoding alpha-tectorin-like translates to MDDTVLVEFLVCVSGLCAVVPLQVVDLVVRGVTLDKWNVSGRTVYKCPSTCTVIGSTVIRFGGNVTSVPNRCAYSLMSHMGVQLVAVFKDRRRKDVSLLDQVILHKSGVSIHLGQGGRVQVNGTVLSLSNVPQQHHGVKLSKDKTGVTAMFPLSKTSVFFDGYTAQITTTGGSPSMQGLCGNRTLSDEKSSNSSSSSCEDQHKERNNTSINCTMVTERCNVLREAPFTACHNLTDPEPFITACIKNLCKYPAVDGFSRCQFLEAYVAACNLQPSNNTLQGWRSNVTCSAPQVFCNDTFCSAHEFCAADISGKTSCYCRAIFASKYRSKNTLGEPTVCDQNSASVTLAGCLLNERGVDYSMLHLNNNSCRGQMDSRTHMVTFSFDSNNTCGTVVMANNSQIIYKNAIMKQNNTGVITRHDQFQIDFSCYYNQPEIKTMAFKIKDSSVIQKIISGPWNYTLTMKAYSDAGRTKVINASTEIQLQEKVWVELKTEGLDDQMVAVVTDSCWATDQSSPNGSLRYDLIKKGCSNPADDTVTVIGNGLGTFNFFSFNMFQFSGKSGDIYLHCRLNLCVKSNKTCAPSCNKKKRRSVRSLYKDENPALITMAWTN